The window ACGGCGACATGGCCGCCGCAGTGCACATCGCAATGCTCCGCGCCCGCGCCCGCGCCCCCCATCGGCCGTCCTGGTGGGCCGCGTACGTGCACAGCGGCGGCTGATTGCGGTCGCCAGGGTCCCTCCGTACTCGGCAGCGAGGAGCTTGACGCCGTGCGCGGCAGAGACCGAACCGAAGACCGGTGTCGCCGTCGCCGCGCCGACTCCCAGGTGATCGGAAAGGGGGGGCAGGCCCTGTACCGTGCCGGTACTTGAATCGGGAAGACGACCTACGGTTTTGCTGCCCGGTCAGACAGCGCAAATGCGCCTATCTCGCCCGATGATTATCGGGCGGGCCGAGGGGATCGCAAGATCAGCGCCGGACCCTGGAGGCGCCGACGCGGTGACCGAGCTTGAGCAGCTCGCCCTGGATCCTCCTGTATCTCCAGGTCCTGTTTTCGGTCGCGAACCGCTCGATGAGCGCGGGCACCTCTGGAGCGATCTGTGGTCGACCGGTCCGGTTCGGGTGGGTCCACTTCCTGGTGACCAGGCGGCGGTGCCAACGTAGAACGGTGCCAGGGGTGGTCAGCCGGTGCAGTCGTAGTCTTCGCGGCAGGAGTCGGATCAGCGCGGCGAGCACGGCCCGGTCCGCCCAGTCCCATCTCGGCCGTGGCTGGGTGCTGCGCAGTACCGCGATCTCGTGCCGAAGCACGAGCAGCTCGATGTTCTTCGACGCTGACGACCGGCAGAGCAGCACGAGCCAGCCACACAGCCGGACGAAGATCAGATAGAGCAGGCGTACGGACACAGGTGACCATCATGCCGACGGCCGGGCTGTCGCATCGGCCCAGCTCACGGGACCAGTCCGACTTGTGGCACCCCACAGGCAGAACAACCGGACCGAGTCCGGTCACAGCAGGCTCAAGGCCAGGCTACGATCCATACGCGGCTGAAACGGCTGCGCTCCGCTCAGACGGTCAGCAGCGGACACGCCTTGTCCAAAACATTCGCCGCGGCCACTACGACCTCGCCATCGGCACCAATCCGCAGCTGCGGCTATCGGTCGCGTCCACCGAGCTTGCCGCGGCGGTCTGATCCTCGAGCTGGCCAGGACCTCCGCGGGCTCCAAGCTCTCCCAAATGCAACAGACCGGCTCGGGCAATGTTCAACGGATCGGCCCGGACACATACGATATCGCGATCGGTGCGGCGGTAATTCGGTCGCGACGAAGCCTAGACAACGTGAGGACGGCCGTGGACTCGACATCACGTGCTGCGAGCGATACGCGGCGAACGGTAGACGAGCGGGAGTTGCTGTCGCGGGCCGGTCTCGCTCGGTTCGTTCTCGCGGCGGGGCTGGTGTCGTTCGCGTCGTGGCTGACGATCTGGTGTGCGGTCGGCACAGCGATCGCCACCGCGCTGATCCTGATTCTGATTTACTGTTGCTGGCGCACTGCGGCAACCGCTGTAACGCTCCCCGGGGTTTCGCAGGTTCCGCGGTCGTCGACGTGGCGCCTCCGGAACTACGCGCAGCCCGTGCGATTCTTGTGGGTTCTGCTTGCCGTCGCCGCGATGCTGGTAACCGCCCTCGTCTACCGCGAACTGCTCGGTGGAACGTTCATTCTGGTCGTGGCCGTTTGCGGAATCCTGCTCACGTCGCTCCTAATCGCCGGGGGCTTCGAGAGCCCGTTGCCCTCGGCCGTCTCCGAGGCCAGGCGCCGCGACTGGAGACGGCTACTCGAAAGTGGCACACGGCGCCGCGTCGTCCGCAGGTGCAGTGTCGTGGCGGCGGTAAGCGCGTTCGCGTTCGCCCTGATGGCCCGAGTGCTCGTGTTGACGGCACGCCAGCGATTGGAGCAGGGCGTCCGCCCCGGAGCCAGTCGAATCTACTACGACGCGGTGGCGATCACGCGGTGGCTCGACGACGCACTCACTGGCGCGCCGGCCGGCTCGGTCCTGCAACGTTGGGCCTGGCCGGCACTGGTGAGCGGATTTGTCTTCGCCGGCAGTCTCCTGGCGTCGACGGCATTCCTACTCGCTGCCCGAGCGGTCCTGTCCCGTTCCGCTGGCCTCCATACCCGCACGCCGGAGAATCTGCGCTCAAGGCCTGAAAGTGCGGCCCCGAGCGTCAGCTCGGAGGCGCGTGGGAAAAACGAGGCGTACTTCGGACTCTGGCCGATGGTCCGGGCTTGGAGAGGCACGGCTCTTTTCAACAGTTCGATAGCAACCGGAGACAGCGCCCACTTGGACAGGGCAATAGTCCTGCTACGACGGTCGTCCGGGGTGCCGCCTGCCGGCCATCCTGACAGGGCTATGTTCCAGTCCTACCTCGGCGCCGCCTTGCGCCTCCGGTTCGAGCGGACCGCCAGGCAGCCGGACCTCGACGAAGCGATCAGCATCGGCCGAGAGGCGGTGGCAGCCGAGGTCGCCGACCTGAAAGCCCGAGCCAGGCACCTTTCGAACCTCGGCATTTCCCTCCAGACGCAGGCAGAGCAGACGGGAGTGCAAGCCGACCTCGACGAGGCGATCGCTGTCGGCCGGGAGGCCGTTGCAGCCGTATCCGCCGACCACCAGGAACAGGCCATGTACCAGTCGAACCTCGGCGGAGCGCTGCGTGTCCGGTTCGACTGGACCGGGCAGCTGGCCGACCTCAATGAGGCGATCAGCAACTGCCGCGCCGCGGCAGCGACGCCGACGGAACACACCTACGGGGCGATGTACAGGAGCAACCTCGGCCTCCTTCTTCGTATCCGGTTCGACCGGACCGGAGCGCAGGCAGACCTCGACGACGCGATCGCCGCGGGCCGGGATGCTGTGGAGACCGCCGGGGTCGACCACCCGGACTGCCCGATGTACTTGTCGAACCTCGCTACGACCCTCCAGACGTGGTTCGAGACGACGGGCGACCTCAGCGCGATGGACGAGGCGGTCAACCTGGACCGCGCTGCGGTCGCCGCCACGTCCCGCGACCACACCAACAGGGCGATGTACCTGGCGAGCCTCGGCCTCGGCCTGCGTGTCCGCTACGACCGGACCGGACTGCTGCAGGACCTCAACGAGGCGATCGTCGTCGGGCGGAGAGCAGCCGCGGCCACCCCTGCCGACCATCCGGACCGCGCCGGGCGGCTGACCTACCTCGGTGCCGCGCTGATCACGCGGCTTGAGGTATCCCGCCGGCAGCCCGACCTCGACGAAGCGATCGCCGTGTACAGGGACGCAGTTAAGGTAGCCACTGCCCCGCCGCGCACGCGCGCGGCGGCGGCACGGGCTTGGGGCCACGTCGCCGCCAGCGAACAACGGTGGCAGTCGGCCGCCGCCGGTTTCGAAGCCGCGGTCGAGCTGCTCGACCGGCTCGCGCCGCGCAGTCTCGCCCGCGACGATCAGGAACACATCCTCGACGAAGTGGAGGGCTTGGCAGCCGACGCGGCGGCCTGCTTCGTGCAAGCCGGACAGCCAGGGCGTGCGCTGGAGCTGTTCGAACAAAGCCGGGGAGTGCTGTTGAGTCAGGCCCTGGACACACGGACCGACCTCACGGTCCTCACCGAGAAGCACCCGCAGCTGGCGGAGCGGTTCATCGCGCTACGCGACAAGGTGAACGAACCGGCCGACAGGTTCGCCTCCGTCGCGGCAGGAAACGGCGGGCAGTACTCGCCCAGTGCCGAGCGGCGTATGGCGACAGTCGCAGCATTCGACCGGCTGGTTGGCGAGATCCGTGAACTTCCGGAGTTCCGCTCGTTCCTCAAGCCAACGCCGATTCAGGATCTGCTTCCGCTGGCGTCCGCGGGGCCGGTCGTCGTCGTCGCCGTCTCCGAGTACGGTTCGTACGCGCTGGCCCTGACCCTCACCGGCGTCGATCCGCTGCCGCTGACGTCCTTGGCGCCGGAGGTGCTGGCCGACAGGGTGGCTGCCTTCCAGGCGGCGTTGAAGGACAGGGCTTCATCGGACAAACGTGTTCGGGAGGCCGCCGAAAGCCGGCTGACGGACATTCTGGAATGGTTGTGGGATGCGGTTGCTGGACCCGTCCTGCGTCAGCTCGGTGTCTCCGGTTCGCCAGCGGACACCGAGAGATGGCCGCGGCTCTGGTGGTGCCTGTCAGGACTCCTGGCCTTCCTGCCGGTACACGCCGCCGGCTACCACGGACCTCGCGGCGACGCCGTGCCGAGGACCGTCCTAGACTGCGTGGTCTCTTCGTACACGCCAACGATTCGGGCGATCGCCTACGGGCGCCGTACCGTCGTCGCTGACGACGACGGCCGGGAAACGGCAGGAGCAGCCGGGCCGTCAATGGTGGCGGTGGCAATGAGCAGTACGCCAGGTGCGAGTGATCTTCCTGGCGTCGACGCGGAGGTCGCCGCGATTAGGGCGCGGTTCGGTGACCAGGTCCGCGTTCTGGCGGGCGTCGAGGCGACCCGGAAAGACGTGCTCGCGGCGCTGCCCGCAGCCCGGATGGCCCATTTCGCCTGCCATGGTTTCTCCGACCCGATGAACCCGTCTGCTAGTCACCTGCTCCTGCAAGATCAAGCCCTGAGAGTCGTAGACGTGGCCGAGCTCAGGTTGGACGTCGCGGAATTGGCTTTCCTGTCCGCTTGCTCGACCGCCCGTCCCGGAGAACGACTGACCGACGAGGTCATTCATCTCACGTCCGCGTTCCAACTCGCCGGTTACCGGAACGTGATCGGCACGCTCTGGCCGATCGCCGACCGGCACGCCGTGGACCTCGCCGCCGAGATCTATACCAAACTCGTCTCGGATGGCGACGTAGCAGCGGCACTACATTCGGCGACTCGGTGGTCGCGTACGGCGCGGGGTTGGGACCGGCCGTCGACGTGGGCGTCGCACATTCACAGCGGGCCCTGACCTGGCGGCATGGCATTGCTCGGCGTAGCCGATTCAGGGCGACTCCTCCAGTCGGCGCCGCGTTCTGTTTCTCCGAATGCGCCGTCACCAGCGTCGCGTCGAGATCCACGACCAGGGAGTCGTCGCCAGAGGATTGGGAGTGGATGGCCTGGCCCGCCCGAGGGTCCGAGCAGGAGGGTCCAAATTTCTGCTTGCGGGCGCGAGATTTTACCCCGGGGCCAATTAGGTTGCCAAGCAGCGCCATGTTGCAGGAGGTTGTCTAGCTTGAAGTCACCCGCGGTATCCTCGGCGGCAGTGATCGACTCGAGGGAGAGCGCGATGTGGTTGGGACCAATCCACCCCGGTATTGCGGCGTAAGGCTCGGACGATCATGCCAGCCGACCGCGCCCGAGAAGAAGGCCTCACCGATTCGGAGGTCGTCGCGCTTGCCAAGGCATTCCCCGATCAACCGGCCGCAGTGAGACTGCTACGACGAGGTTCGGTAGGCTTCCCGGAAGATAGGATTCCCTGGGCGATATCGAACGGCTACGAGTTCTGGAGCGAGGTTGGTCGGCTTCTTGAGCATGGGGTTATATCGGGTGGGGCGACAAGGATCCTCGTCGCGGCGGGAATGATTTTTCCGGCGAACTCTGTCTTCGGGCAGGCGGATACAGCGCTAGTGGCCGTCCGGCGCGGCGGTTTCAGACGTCGCCGACCGGGGCCGAAGTTTCTGTTTGCAATAGCTGGAACGACGATTGCGGTCGTGGTTGCTGTCGCCGTGCTCGCCGCATTTTGGTCGGGCGACAAATCTAGGGACCTAGTTCCGAATGGTGTTCGATTCACAGCAGGTGACCCGCAAGTAGAGTATCTCTCAGTTGATGGGATGGCCTTCGAGATGTCGCATGCCGACATGTCGGCGCTAGATGCTGAGGGAAACCGTCGAGTAGACGTGGAAGACTCAGCCTATGCGGAAGCGCACCCCGCTCACCTGGACGTGGGAATCTGTGTTCAGCCCGTCGGGCACACTGCGAAGTACAAGTTTACGGGTCAACGAATGCTTCCGGTTCCTACTGGCGAATGCAAGGACCTGAAGAAGGTGCCGACCGCCTGGTCGAAGCAGTATCCCGTGCCCGAAGACGCTGACCTTGAGAATGGAATTCGATTCACGGTGGTTGGCTCGGCTGCGCAATACATATCGATACGTGGAGCGGTTCTTCCTATCATGGATATCGGGGATGCTGAAATATTCGATCAACGAGAGGGAAACTATAGTGGAGCGACGGTGGAGAGTGGCTACCTAGATCGACACCGCGGCTCGCTGCCAGATGGAACCGTAATTCGCCCTGCTGGAGGTCTGGAGGTGTCTATTTTCAATGAGTCTTCACGGCATCCGGTGGTCGATGCAAGCCAATGCGGAACGGCGCATCGACCAGTGTATGCTGTGCCGCCAAAATGGTTGGCCACCATCCCGATCGGTGCGGCGGTCGATTGTTAATAACGCGATCTGGGATAGTAAGATCGACAATCGTTTCCCAATTGACGGTCTATCTGTGACCGTCGGCGCGCCGCGAGACGGGCTGGCCTGGCAGTCCTTGGGGGTGGCGGCGTAGCCGCCACCCCCATAGGTGCATGGCGGATGGCGGTGACCCGGAGGGGTTGTACGTGCCGTCCCGTGCGGGTTCAGGTTCGGTCGGCCGTTGGCTGGTCAGCAGGTAGGTCGTTGAGGGGGAGCCGCTCCCGCGAGTGACTCTCTGGTGGAGGCCTGAATCAAATCTAACGATTAGAAGCGAGTTCATGATTTTGTTGGCTGCGTGAATATTCGGCTGCCTACATGTCGACTGTGTAGCGCTCCTTGAGTGGCACACCTGCGAGCCGCTACAGCGGTAGGCCTCGTTCCACCTCGCGGCTACCAATCCCTCGAGTCGGTGCCGCGCAGTGCGACGAGGTCGCTGATGGATTCGATGGTGGCGAGGACGGCGTGGCTGGTTTGACGGTCCCGTGCGGTTTTCAGGTGCACGAGTCTCATCCCCGCGTCGGCCAGGGGCGGAGCGTCCCGCGCATGCCAGCTGGTGGCGGTTCAGCCCGCTGGGCAGGCGCAAAGGGGGCGAGGAGCGTGCGGGGTAGGCGAGGGTGGCGGCGCGTTGTGCGGCTTCGGCCGTGTGTTCGGCGCGGCGGCACGGCGCGTGGCGGCGCGCCGCGCGCCGCGGCCGACGGCGCGATGGGCGCGCTCGGCGCGGATGATGTGGCCGGTTCGGTGCGCGGCGGCGCGTCCAAGGAGTGCGGCGAGCTTGGCGGCGCGGCCCACAGCGCCATGTTTGCCGTCGCGCCCTTGGACTCGGCGCGGCCCTACGTCTATGCGCTGCCGCCGTTCCGCGCCGATGCAGGCGCGGTTCCTGCCGAACCCGAGCCTCGGCCCGTCGAGCGCGGTGTGGTGGCCGATGCCCATCCGGGCCGTCGCCGGTCTTGCCGGTGGGCGTTCACCACCGCGCGTCGGTCCCGGCTGGTGTTTGTCTGCGTGGACTCGGCTGCCGTGTCTGCGGCTGGGGCCACGGCGGCGGGCGATGCCGTGCTGCGGTCCGCGCCGGCCGGCGCGGTCGGCGCGGCGCGGCTGGGCACGCCGTTGCGCGTTCGGCGCGGTGGGCGTGCCGTTCGCGCCGCTGCCCTGCCGGGCCGAATCTCGACCGTTGCGGCGGCAAGCGTCGCCGGGCCGAGGCGGGGTTCGGCGGTGCGATGTCCCCTCCCACGCCAGGCCTGCGCCGCCCGTTCGGCCCAGGTGAGGCGGGGTCCAGCGGGCGCCGAAGCGCCGATGGTCGCGAGCGCGGTCATGGCGGAGGACATCGCGAACGTCATCGCGTACGACATCGCCGATCGAGATGGCGCTTTCGGGCACCACCGATGACATTGCGAGCGACACCACGCGCGACATCGCCACGCTGTAGGACGCCCGCGTGCATCGCGGACGGTATTGCGAGCGATCCCCGCGCGAGCCGTCACTGGGTGGAGGCTGATGCGCCGTGCATCGCTGGCGCATCGCAGCGTCGTGTCCGGTCTGCCACCGTCCCGCTGGCTACGGTCATCCACAACGGGACTGCCGGGACGGGAGCAGATCATGGTCGTGGCAGTGGTGTTCGACGTCGGCGAGACGCTGCTGGACGACACCCGGGAGTACGGCGCGTGGGCGGACTGGCTCGGCGTTCCTCGGCATACCTTCTCGGCGGTGCTCGGTGCCGTCACCGCGGCGGGCCGTAACAACGTCGAGGCCTTCGCGTACTTCCGCCCCGGCTTTGACCTCGTCACTGAACGGCAGCGACGCGAGGACGCCGGTGTCGGCGAGACGATCGGGGACGCCGACCTCTACCCCGACGTCCGCCCCGCCCTCGCCGAGCTGCGGGCACGCGGCCGTGGGTCGGGATCGTCGGCAACCAGACCGCCAAGGTCGCGCGGCTGCTGCGCGCCCTCGACCTGCCGGCCGACGCGATCGCCACCTCGGGCGAATGGGGCGCCGCCAAGCCCGACCAGGCCTTCTTCGACCGCGTCGCCCAGTTCGCCCCCGCCGACCGGTCCGACATCGTCTACGTCGGCGACCAGCGGGACAAGGACATCCTGCCCGCCCGCAAAGCAGGGATGCGGACCGCGCACATCCGCCGCGGCCCCGCCGGCCACCTGTGGGCCGACCACCCTTCGGTCGTCGACGCCGCCGACTGGCGCATCAACTCACTGACCGAACTACCCGCCCTACTCCGCCCATCGACCTAGACAACTGGCAACGACCCGCGCTGCTGGTGCTTGGCTCCAGCGACGGCCCAGTCACTCGGACCGGTTACATGTCCGGCTCGCAAGGAGTCAGCGAGTGTGGCCGGACCGGGGCGGACCTCCGTAGGTGCTGAGGCCTTCGCGGAGGACATCGCGAGCGTCATCGCGCATGACATCGCTGGTCCGGGCGGCACTCTCGCGCATCGCCGATGACATCGTGAGCGTCACCGCGCGGGTATCGCCAGGCGAGGGTCGGCGTGCATCGCCGGCATCGTGGCCTACCACGTTCGGAAAATGAGCCGGGAGTTCAGGCCCGACGCGACCGCGCCCATCGGAATGGCGGTTCTCGACTGGCTACTTGGGTGTGGCCGGGTGGAGAGGGCGAAAGCGCAGGAGGATCTCCACGTCGCCGTAGGCCTCTGTGAAGCGCAGCCCGGCGGGCAGGCTCGCAAGGGCAGCGGTCAGTTGGGTCACGTCGTCGCCGGGGGCGAACGTGATCTCGACGTCGCCGTCCACGGTCACCCGTACCTTGCTCGGCCCGCCCGTGGGAACGACTGACAGGGGGCCGTCTGCCCACTCGGCCTCGCCGTGGCTCGCGGCTGCGAGATGGCCCTCGCGACTGCCGCCGTCGGGCGTGTCGGTGTCGAATGCCAGTGGCCTGATCAGGCTGTTCGTCAGGCCGTGTCGGCGCGCGTAGGCATGGCCCGCCGCTGGCGATTCGAAGGGCAGATGCACTCCCAGTGCGCTCGCACGCTGTGGATCGGCGAAGTTGACGACGCCGAAAAGATGCTCTTCGTTCGCCCCGTCGGACACGTCGTTCCTCCTCATGGTCGGTCTGTCTGCTGCTGTTCGGCGGTGACGTCGGCCAGAGCCTGCCGATCGCTGGGCTCCGCCCGGCCGGTCGACGGCTAGCCGCGACCGTCGGTATCGGCGTCACGCCGCGACCGCCCTGGACAGCGCAGGTACCGGGGCCGCGCTGGCAAGC of the Pseudofrankia saprophytica genome contains:
- a CDS encoding CHAT domain-containing protein translates to MQQTGSGNVQRIGPDTYDIAIGAAVIRSRRSLDNVRTAVDSTSRAASDTRRTVDERELLSRAGLARFVLAAGLVSFASWLTIWCAVGTAIATALILILIYCCWRTAATAVTLPGVSQVPRSSTWRLRNYAQPVRFLWVLLAVAAMLVTALVYRELLGGTFILVVAVCGILLTSLLIAGGFESPLPSAVSEARRRDWRRLLESGTRRRVVRRCSVVAAVSAFAFALMARVLVLTARQRLEQGVRPGASRIYYDAVAITRWLDDALTGAPAGSVLQRWAWPALVSGFVFAGSLLASTAFLLAARAVLSRSAGLHTRTPENLRSRPESAAPSVSSEARGKNEAYFGLWPMVRAWRGTALFNSSIATGDSAHLDRAIVLLRRSSGVPPAGHPDRAMFQSYLGAALRLRFERTARQPDLDEAISIGREAVAAEVADLKARARHLSNLGISLQTQAEQTGVQADLDEAIAVGREAVAAVSADHQEQAMYQSNLGGALRVRFDWTGQLADLNEAISNCRAAAATPTEHTYGAMYRSNLGLLLRIRFDRTGAQADLDDAIAAGRDAVETAGVDHPDCPMYLSNLATTLQTWFETTGDLSAMDEAVNLDRAAVAATSRDHTNRAMYLASLGLGLRVRYDRTGLLQDLNEAIVVGRRAAAATPADHPDRAGRLTYLGAALITRLEVSRRQPDLDEAIAVYRDAVKVATAPPRTRAAAARAWGHVAASEQRWQSAAAGFEAAVELLDRLAPRSLARDDQEHILDEVEGLAADAAACFVQAGQPGRALELFEQSRGVLLSQALDTRTDLTVLTEKHPQLAERFIALRDKVNEPADRFASVAAGNGGQYSPSAERRMATVAAFDRLVGEIRELPEFRSFLKPTPIQDLLPLASAGPVVVVAVSEYGSYALALTLTGVDPLPLTSLAPEVLADRVAAFQAALKDRASSDKRVREAAESRLTDILEWLWDAVAGPVLRQLGVSGSPADTERWPRLWWCLSGLLAFLPVHAAGYHGPRGDAVPRTVLDCVVSSYTPTIRAIAYGRRTVVADDDGRETAGAAGPSMVAVAMSSTPGASDLPGVDAEVAAIRARFGDQVRVLAGVEATRKDVLAALPAARMAHFACHGFSDPMNPSASHLLLQDQALRVVDVAELRLDVAELAFLSACSTARPGERLTDEVIHLTSAFQLAGYRNVIGTLWPIADRHAVDLAAEIYTKLVSDGDVAAALHSATRWSRTARGWDRPSTWASHIHSGP
- a CDS encoding effector-associated domain EAD1-containing protein, with amino-acid sequence MPADRAREEGLTDSEVVALAKAFPDQPAAVRLLRRGSVGFPEDRIPWAISNGYEFWSEVGRLLEHGVISGGATRILVAAGMIFPANSVFGQADTALVAVRRGGFRRRRPGPKFLFAIAGTTIAVVVAVAVLAAFWSGDKSRDLVPNGVRFTAGDPQVEYLSVDGMAFEMSHADMSALDAEGNRRVDVEDSAYAEAHPAHLDVGICVQPVGHTAKYKFTGQRMLPVPTGECKDLKKVPTAWSKQYPVPEDADLENGIRFTVVGSAAQYISIRGAVLPIMDIGDAEIFDQREGNYSGATVESGYLDRHRGSLPDGTVIRPAGGLEVSIFNESSRHPVVDASQCGTAHRPVYAVPPKWLATIPIGAAVDC